The Arachis ipaensis cultivar K30076 chromosome B07, Araip1.1, whole genome shotgun sequence genome includes a window with the following:
- the LOC107606070 gene encoding WAT1-related protein At4g08290, producing the protein MGETLVMSKAKPYLLTVGLQFGLAGTYIFSMASLNHGMSRYVFVVYRNLIAAISLAPFAFFFERKVRPKMTLSVFIRILVLGLLEPVIDQGFTFLGMQYTSASFASAIMNAVPSVTFVLAVIFRIERVNVKEVRSLAKVIGTLVTFCGALVMILYKGPIMNLFGSSHAIHDDNHHHHDSTHSTQSLSHWVSGTLFLFLGCVAWSSFYVLQSVTLKSYPAEMSLSSLICLAGASQASVVAAVAEHHSGARPWIVGWDFRLYGPLYSGIVSSAIAYYAQGLVLQSKGPVFLTAFNPLCMIIVSVLGYFLLSETLHLGSIIGAIIIAVGLYSVVWGKGKDSSDPTMTPTTTTTKQTELQQKQLPITSSDI; encoded by the exons atgggaGAAACATTAGTGATGAGCAAGGCAAAGCCTTATTTGCTAACTGTGGGGCTTCAGTTTGGGTTGGCAGGAACCTACATATTCTCCATGGCCAGTCTCAACCATGGAATGAGTCGTTATGTCTTTGTTGTTTATCGCAATCTCATTGCTGCTATTTCCCTCGCTCCCTTTGCATTCTTTTTTGAAAG GAAGGTTAGGCCAAAGATGACACTCTCTGTCTTTATTCGAATATTGGTTCTCGGGCTTCTGGA GCCAGTGATAGACCAAGGATTCACATTCTTAGGGATGCAATATACATCAGCTTCATTTGCATCTGCCATTATGAATGCTGTCCCATCCGTTACCTTTGTCCTAGCAGTCATTTTCAG AATAGAGCGAGTAAACGTGAAAGAGGTGCGAAGCCTAGCAAAGGTGATTGGGACATTGGTAACGTTTTGTGGCGCATTGGTGATGATACTCTACAAAGGCCCTATTATGAACCTTTTTGGTTCTTCACACGCAATCCATGATGATAATCATCACCACCATGATTCAACTCACTCCACTCAGAGCCTCTCTCATTGGGTCTCTGgaactctctttctttttctcggTTGTGTCGCTTGGTCATCCTTCTACGTGTTACAG TCTGTAACGTTGAAAAGTTACCCGGCCGAGATGTCATTGTCCTCCTTGATATGCTTGGCGGGTGCTTCGCAAGCTTCCGTCGTCGCTGCGGTGGCCGAGCATCACTCCGGCGCTCGCCCTTGGATCGTTGGTTGGGACTTCAGGCTTTATGGTCCTCTTTACTCG GGTATAGTTAGCTCAGCCATTGCGTATTACGCGCAAGGGTTGGTGTTACAAAGCAAAGGGCCAGTGTTTTTAACGGCATTTAATCCCCTTTGCATGATCATTGTTTCCGTCTTGGGCTATTTTCTTCTCTCTGAGACTCTTCACTTGGGCAG TATCATAGGAGCAATTATTATAGCAGTGGGTCTTTACTCTGTGGTGTGGGGTAAAGGAAAAGACAGTTCTGACCCCACTATGACGccgaccacaacaacaacaaagcaaacAGAGTTGCAACAAAAACAACTCCCAATTACATCATCCGATATCTAA